Proteins from a genomic interval of Rhodococcoides fascians A25f:
- a CDS encoding TetR/AcrR family transcriptional regulator has protein sequence MSTVSEAAGRAYGGESAADRDDRRRRQLLDAGLRVFGSIGYRAATVRGLCREAKIADRHFYQYFDKTEDLLLAVYAECIAQLTDSVSETITEVDSGSEIRAVAEQLLEPFFRVVEDPHLARVVWMEVLGVSPRVEQTYLTVMQQFGTLLLGYLRTFAGDVPSGPDMDVDLLATAAIGGISHTAMTWYQSGYAAERRVVVATIATMLANIVAPLTDTES, from the coding sequence ATGAGCACAGTGTCCGAAGCAGCCGGCCGCGCCTACGGCGGTGAGAGCGCGGCCGACCGCGACGACCGCAGGCGGAGGCAGCTGCTGGATGCGGGACTGCGGGTGTTCGGCAGTATCGGGTATCGAGCCGCGACCGTGCGCGGATTGTGCCGCGAGGCCAAGATCGCCGATCGGCACTTCTACCAGTACTTCGACAAGACCGAGGATCTACTGCTCGCGGTGTACGCGGAATGTATTGCACAGCTGACCGACTCGGTGTCCGAGACCATCACGGAGGTGGATTCGGGCAGCGAGATCAGGGCCGTTGCCGAGCAGCTGCTCGAACCGTTCTTTCGGGTGGTCGAGGACCCGCACCTCGCCCGGGTGGTGTGGATGGAGGTGCTCGGGGTCAGCCCTCGCGTGGAGCAGACCTACCTGACGGTGATGCAGCAATTCGGGACGCTGCTGCTCGGTTACCTCCGCACGTTCGCGGGCGATGTACCGTCGGGCCCCGATATGGATGTCGACCTGCTCGCGACCGCCGCCATCGGCGGCATCAGCCACACCGCAATGACGTGGTACCAGAGCGGCTATGCGGCCGAGCGCCGCGTGGTCGTCGCCACCATCGCCACCATGCTCGCCAATATCGTTGCGCCGCTGACTGACACTGAGTCCTAG